The Mustelus asterias chromosome 23, sMusAst1.hap1.1, whole genome shotgun sequence genome window below encodes:
- the LOC144510503 gene encoding uncharacterized protein LOC144510503 translates to MEGKSIVHSEEKPYMCSVCGRGFSQSSDLSEHKCSYNSKNPWKCRDCGKGFTSPAELKIHQRNHTGERPFSCSTCGKGFIRSSHLVTHQRGHTGERPFTCSDCGKGFINSSALVRHQDVHTGERPFKCFHCGTGFKRSSDLAVHQRVHTGERPFTCSKCGKGFTRSSTLLKHQRVHTDQRPFKCHECGNCFKSSQDLISHQRVHTDERPFKCPDCEKSYKCSRELMSHQRVHTNERPFKCPDCGKCYKCSRELMSHQRVHTDERPFRCSLCGTGFRHSFHLTIHQRIHTGERPFKCQDCGKCYKSYQELTSHHRVHTDERPFRCSDCGTGFKRSSELTAHQRIHTGERPFTCSLCGKGFNRSSNLKTHQRVHTDERPFNCLECGKCYKKSQDLMSHQRVHTDS, encoded by the coding sequence atggaaggaaaaagcatcgttcacagtgaggagaaaccgtacatgtgttctgtgtgtggacgaggcttcagccaatcatctgacctgtcagAGCATAAATGCAGTTACAACAGTAAGAATCCATggaaatgtagggactgtgggaaagggttCACATCTCCAGCTGAGCTGAAAATTCATCAACgcaatcacactggggagagaccattcagctgttcCACTTGCgggaagggatttattcggtcatcccacctggtgacacaccagcgaggtcacactggggaaagaccattcacctgctctgattgtgggaaaggattcattaattcatctgCCCTGGTGAGACACCAagatgttcacactggggaaagaccattcaAGTGCTTTCACTGTGGCACTGGTTTCAAACGTTCATCTGACCTCGCTGtacaccagcgcgttcacactggagaaagaccattcacctgctccaagtgtgggaagggattcactcgatcatccacgctgctgaaacaccagcgagttcacactgatcagagaccttttaaatgtcatGAATGTGGGAATTGTTTTAAGAGTTCCCAAGACCTGatatcccatcaacgtgttcacacagatgagagaccttttaaatgcccagactgtgagaAGTCCTACAAATGTTCCAGGGAACTTATGTCccatcaacgagttcacactaatgagagaccttttaaatgcccagactgtgggaagtgctacaaATGTTCCAGGGAACTGATGtctcatcaacgtgttcacactgatgagagaccattccGTTGCTCTCtctgcgggactgggttcaggcactCATTTCATCTCActatacaccagcgaattcacactggggagagaccctttaaatgccaaGACTGTggcaagtgctataaaagttacCAGGAACTGACATCCCATCACCGTGTTCAtactgatgagagaccattcaggtgctctgactgtgggactgggttcaagcgatcatctgaactcactgcacaccagcgaattcacactggcgagagaccattcacctgttctctgtgtgggaagggattcaatcgctCATCCAACTTGAAGACACACCAaagagttcacactgatgagagacccttCAACTGTCTCGAATGTGGCAAGTGCTATAAGAAGTCACAGgacctgatgtcccatcaacgtgttcacactgactcgtGA